One Gambusia affinis linkage group LG15, SWU_Gaff_1.0, whole genome shotgun sequence genomic window carries:
- the ammecr1 gene encoding AMME syndrome candidate gene 1 protein isoform X1, translated as MGRKRCVGADCSKMAAGCCGVKKQKLSGSPGSGGPGGVGAGSGVAGTGHCGTELGIGSSATVAATANVSRANGLGGPGGNVSGSSGGTNALSPAPAGYSTSGLSPNLSPGPGSGSGGRKMVVSAEMCCFCFDVLYCHLYGYQPPRTPRFTNDPYPLFVTWKIGRDKRLRGCIGTFSAMNLHSGLREYTLTSALKDSRFPPMTRDELPRLFCSVSLLTNFEDVGDYLDWEVGVHGIRIEFFNEKGSKRTATYLPEVAKEQGWDHIQTIDSLLRKGGYKAPITNDFRKTIKLTRYRSEKMTMGYAEYIAHRQHHHYQNGIGHPVPSYNHYS; from the exons ATGGGTCGGAAGCGGTGTGTCGGTGCAGATTGTTCCAAGATGGCGGCCGGGTGCTGCGGGGTGAAGAAGCAGAAACTGTCGGGATCTCCCGGGTCGGGGGGTCCCGGCGGGGTGGGGGCGGGAAGCGGGGTGGCAGGAACCGGACATTGTGGCACGGAGTTGGGGATTGGCTCCTCCGCGACGGTTGCAGCAACGGCGAACGTGAGCAGAGCCAACGGCCTGGGGGGACCCGGAGGTAACGTTAGCGGTAGCAGCGGCGGCACAAACGCTCTGTCCCCTGCCCCGGCCGGCTACTCTACATCCGGCCTCTCCCCGAACCTCAGCCCAGGACCAGGTTCGGGAAGTGGTGGCAGAAAAATGGTCGTCTCAGCAGAGATGTGCTGCTTCTGCTTTGACGTGCTTTATTGCCATCTGTACGGATACCAACCTCCGAGAACACCCAGGTTTACAAACGATCCCTA cccGCTGTTTGTCACATGGAAAATAGGCAGAGACAAACGGTTGAGGGGTTGTATAGGTACATTTTCTGCCATGAATCTGCACTCAGGACTCAGGGAGTACACCCTTACCAG TGCCCTTAAAGACAGCCGCTTCCCCCCTATGACAAGGGATGAGCTGCCTCGCCTCTTCTGCTCAGTGTCTCTTCTCACCAACTTTGAAGACGTCGGTGATTATCTCGACTGGGAG GTGGGTGTTCATGGTATAAGAATAGAGTTTTTCAATGAAAAAGGATCAAAGCGCACCGCCACCTACCTGCCAGAGGTTGCAAAAGAGCAAG GTTGGGACCACATTCAAACCATAGATTCCTTACTACGAAAGGGAGGCTACAAAGCTCCCATCACAAATGACTTCAGGAAGACCATTAAGTTAACCAG GTACCGTAGCGAGAAGATGACGATGGGTTATGCAGAGTACATCGCCCACCGCCAGCACCATCACTACCAGAACGGCATCGGGCACCCGGTGCCGTCATATAACCATTATTCCTGA
- the ammecr1 gene encoding AMME syndrome candidate gene 1 protein isoform X2, giving the protein MGRKRCVGADCSKMAAGCCGVKKQKLSGSPGSGGPGGVGAGSGVAGTGHCGTELGIGSSATVAATANVSRANGLGGPGGNVSGSSGGTNALSPAPAGYSTSGLSPNLSPGPGSGSGGRKMVVSAEMCCFCFDVLYCHLYGYQPPRTPRFTNDPYALKDSRFPPMTRDELPRLFCSVSLLTNFEDVGDYLDWEVGVHGIRIEFFNEKGSKRTATYLPEVAKEQGWDHIQTIDSLLRKGGYKAPITNDFRKTIKLTRYRSEKMTMGYAEYIAHRQHHHYQNGIGHPVPSYNHYS; this is encoded by the exons ATGGGTCGGAAGCGGTGTGTCGGTGCAGATTGTTCCAAGATGGCGGCCGGGTGCTGCGGGGTGAAGAAGCAGAAACTGTCGGGATCTCCCGGGTCGGGGGGTCCCGGCGGGGTGGGGGCGGGAAGCGGGGTGGCAGGAACCGGACATTGTGGCACGGAGTTGGGGATTGGCTCCTCCGCGACGGTTGCAGCAACGGCGAACGTGAGCAGAGCCAACGGCCTGGGGGGACCCGGAGGTAACGTTAGCGGTAGCAGCGGCGGCACAAACGCTCTGTCCCCTGCCCCGGCCGGCTACTCTACATCCGGCCTCTCCCCGAACCTCAGCCCAGGACCAGGTTCGGGAAGTGGTGGCAGAAAAATGGTCGTCTCAGCAGAGATGTGCTGCTTCTGCTTTGACGTGCTTTATTGCCATCTGTACGGATACCAACCTCCGAGAACACCCAGGTTTACAAACGATCCCTA TGCCCTTAAAGACAGCCGCTTCCCCCCTATGACAAGGGATGAGCTGCCTCGCCTCTTCTGCTCAGTGTCTCTTCTCACCAACTTTGAAGACGTCGGTGATTATCTCGACTGGGAG GTGGGTGTTCATGGTATAAGAATAGAGTTTTTCAATGAAAAAGGATCAAAGCGCACCGCCACCTACCTGCCAGAGGTTGCAAAAGAGCAAG GTTGGGACCACATTCAAACCATAGATTCCTTACTACGAAAGGGAGGCTACAAAGCTCCCATCACAAATGACTTCAGGAAGACCATTAAGTTAACCAG GTACCGTAGCGAGAAGATGACGATGGGTTATGCAGAGTACATCGCCCACCGCCAGCACCATCACTACCAGAACGGCATCGGGCACCCGGTGCCGTCATATAACCATTATTCCTGA